From Bacillus sp. (in: firmicutes), the proteins below share one genomic window:
- a CDS encoding NCS2 family permease, which yields MKQFFQFDELGTNYRREFIGGLTTFLSMAYILVVNPITLSLTSIPDLPDAMRMDYGAVFVATALAAAIGSILMGLLAKYPIALAPGMGLNAFFAYTVILTMGIPWQQALTGVLFSGLIFIVLTLSGIREKIINSIPAELKYAVGAGIGLFITFIGFQNAGIIVNNDAVLVGLGDLTNGTTLLAIFGIFVTVIFMTRGINGGIFIGMVITAIVGMITGLIDTPSRIVGSVPSIEPTFGKALEPIFNNAGQVFTVEMLVVVLTFLFVDFFDTAGTLMAVTNQAGLIVNNKLPRAGKALLADSCATVVGALLGTSTTTSYIESSAGVAAGARTGFASLVTAAFFLLSLFFFPLLEVITAPVTAPALIIVGVLMVSSLGKIDWTKFEIAVPAFLTLIAMPLTYSIATGIAIGFIFYPITMMMKGKMKDIHPIMYLLFVIFVSYFVFLIE from the coding sequence ATGAAACAATTTTTTCAGTTTGACGAGCTGGGGACGAATTATCGTCGCGAGTTCATTGGGGGATTAACCACTTTCCTCTCGATGGCGTATATTTTAGTGGTTAACCCTATTACGCTATCATTAACGTCTATTCCAGATTTACCTGATGCGATGCGAATGGATTACGGAGCGGTGTTTGTCGCTACAGCTTTAGCAGCTGCTATTGGTTCAATTTTGATGGGGCTTCTTGCAAAGTATCCGATTGCCCTTGCTCCAGGTATGGGGCTAAACGCCTTTTTTGCTTACACCGTCATCTTAACCATGGGTATTCCATGGCAACAAGCGTTAACAGGCGTACTTTTTTCCGGACTAATTTTTATCGTTCTAACCCTTTCTGGTATTCGTGAAAAAATTATTAACTCTATTCCAGCAGAATTAAAATACGCTGTTGGAGCTGGTATCGGATTATTTATCACCTTTATCGGTTTCCAAAATGCCGGAATTATCGTAAATAACGATGCGGTATTGGTCGGTTTAGGAGATTTAACAAACGGAACAACGTTATTAGCTATATTCGGTATTTTCGTGACGGTCATTTTCATGACACGTGGCATTAATGGCGGGATCTTTATCGGAATGGTGATCACGGCAATTGTTGGTATGATAACGGGGCTCATTGATACTCCGAGTCGTATCGTTGGTTCTGTACCGAGTATCGAGCCAACCTTCGGAAAAGCGTTAGAGCCAATTTTTAATAATGCTGGACAAGTATTTACAGTGGAAATGCTTGTTGTTGTCCTAACATTCTTATTCGTCGACTTTTTCGATACAGCGGGAACATTGATGGCCGTGACCAACCAAGCAGGGTTAATAGTGAATAACAAATTGCCGCGTGCTGGAAAAGCGTTGTTGGCAGATTCTTGTGCAACAGTTGTTGGTGCGTTATTAGGTACGTCTACAACGACATCTTATATTGAATCTTCTGCTGGTGTAGCGGCAGGTGCGCGTACAGGTTTTGCGTCTTTAGTAACGGCTGCTTTCTTCTTATTATCTTTATTCTTCTTCCCGTTATTGGAAGTAATTACAGCTCCAGTTACAGCGCCAGCGTTAATTATCGTTGGAGTGTTGATGGTTTCCTCCTTAGGAAAAATCGACTGGACGAAATTTGAAATTGCCGTCCCGGCCTTTTTAACACTCATTGCTATGCCGCTTACGTACAGCATAGCGACGGGAATTGCTATTGGATTTATCTTTTATCCAATTACGATGATGATGAAAGGTAAAATGAAAGATATTCATCCAATTATGTACTTGTTATTCGTTATTTTTGTCAGCTATTTTGTCTTTTTAATTGAATAA
- a CDS encoding transcription antiterminator — MTSFHVEKVLNNNVLIASHKDFGEVVIIGKGIGFSRKKGDLISQEAIEKMFVLTNEKEQEQYKKLLPHVDENMLDVIVSAIELIRKRTNKYLNEHIHVALTDHIMFAVRRLMQGMEIRNPFLKETHALYPYEYEIAREVVDFLNQETDLHFPEGEVGFIALHIHSAIENKKIREINKHSQLIVKLIQMIEQQLGIQMNKDSVEYMRLVRHLRYTIERVLNGEKVEEPEKIAKLLKEEYPLCYNLAWKLVKMMQQTLKKPVYDAEAVYLTMHLQRIQSKIK; from the coding sequence ATGACTAGTTTTCATGTAGAAAAGGTTTTGAATAACAATGTGTTAATTGCCTCGCATAAAGATTTCGGGGAAGTTGTAATTATTGGAAAAGGCATAGGGTTTAGTCGCAAAAAGGGAGATTTGATTAGTCAAGAAGCGATTGAAAAAATGTTCGTGTTAACGAATGAGAAGGAGCAAGAACAATATAAAAAACTCCTTCCACACGTCGATGAAAACATGCTGGATGTTATTGTTTCAGCCATTGAACTCATTCGAAAACGAACGAATAAGTATTTGAACGAACATATTCATGTCGCTTTAACAGATCATATCATGTTCGCTGTTCGACGGCTCATGCAAGGAATGGAAATTCGCAACCCGTTTTTAAAAGAGACGCATGCACTGTATCCATATGAATATGAAATTGCTAGAGAAGTCGTGGACTTTTTAAATCAAGAGACGGACCTTCATTTTCCGGAAGGGGAAGTTGGATTTATTGCCCTTCATATTCATAGTGCAATTGAGAACAAAAAAATACGAGAAATTAATAAACATTCGCAATTAATTGTTAAACTCATTCAAATGATTGAGCAGCAATTAGGGATACAGATGAACAAAGACAGCGTCGAATATATGCGTCTCGTTCGACATTTACGGTATACGATCGAGCGTGTGCTAAACGGCGAGAAAGTGGAAGAACCGGAAAAAATCGCAAAACTATTGAAAGAAGAGTACCCTCTATGCTACAATTTGGCATGGAAACTAGTAAAAATGATGCAACAAACATTAAAAAAGCCGGTGTATGATGCGGAGGCTGTCTATTTGACGATGCATCTACAGCGGATTCAATCAAAAATAAAATAA
- a CDS encoding DUF4111 domain-containing protein gives MDNHLTTSYKHVWQFVAWILKETKHIVKEDMIGFYIHGSLAMGGFNPNKSDIDLLVVTKRPLTVERKRRLVQLFLNYSTHPYPIEVSFLNENQLQNWEHPSSFDFHYSEDWRERYNNELTKRVFIQEKIKDNDLAAHITVTYHRGICVEGKPIKEVFPLVPRSHYISSIMSDFQDCLKNVERNPIYCTLNFLRVYWYLKEGVISSKKEAGEWGLLHLPQEYHSTIGKVLDGYTNEKKEYTFEKNELLRLRNFIKEKVQQYCTTI, from the coding sequence ATGGATAATCATCTTACTACCTCTTATAAACATGTATGGCAATTTGTTGCTTGGATATTAAAAGAAACAAAACATATCGTTAAGGAAGATATGATCGGTTTCTATATTCACGGATCATTGGCTATGGGAGGATTTAATCCTAATAAAAGTGACATTGATTTATTAGTGGTTACAAAAAGGCCATTAACAGTAGAAAGAAAACGAAGATTGGTACAACTATTTTTAAACTACTCTACTCATCCATACCCTATTGAAGTAAGTTTTTTGAATGAGAACCAATTGCAAAATTGGGAGCATCCAAGTTCTTTCGACTTTCATTATAGTGAGGATTGGCGAGAACGCTACAATAATGAACTTACAAAAAGGGTATTCATCCAAGAAAAGATCAAAGACAATGATTTAGCGGCTCATATAACTGTAACTTATCATCGTGGGATATGTGTTGAAGGAAAACCGATAAAAGAAGTATTTCCTTTGGTTCCGCGTTCTCATTATATTTCTTCCATAATGAGTGATTTTCAAGATTGTTTAAAGAATGTAGAAAGAAATCCTATTTACTGTACGTTAAATTTCCTAAGAGTTTATTGGTATTTAAAAGAAGGAGTAATCTCCTCTAAAAAAGAAGCGGGGGAATGGGGATTATTGCATCTTCCGCAAGAATATCATTCAACAATCGGAAAAGTGCTCGATGGATATACAAACGAAAAGAAGGAGTATACTTTTGAAAAAAATGAATTATTAAGATTAAGAAACTTTATAAAGGAAAAAGTGCAACAATACTGTACAACTATCTAA
- a CDS encoding PTS transporter subunit EIIC, whose protein sequence is MFKRAFGTLQKVGKALMLPVAILPAAGILLALGAALQNPTLLELIPSLENEVVEHIASLMKEAGLIIFSNLPLLFAVGVAIGLASGEGVAGLAAIVGFLIMNVTMSVVLGIEASDLEGNFEYSNVLGIPTLQTGVFGGIIVGLLASYMYNKFYNIELPSYLGFFAGKRFVPIITAASALVLGFAMTIIWPPIQGALNTFSENMIHANLTLSAFVFGVIERALIPFGLHHIFYAPFWFEFGTYTNAAGELIRGDQRIFMEQINDGVQQLTAGTFMTGKFPFMMFGLPAAALAIYHEARPERKKVVAGIMASAGLTSFLTGITEPIEFSFLFVAPLLFAVHTIFAGLSFMTMHLLNVKIGMTFSGGLIDYILFGVINPQTNWWLVIPVGLVFSVIYYFGFRFAIRKFNLMTPGREEETQEEAQSVSSDLAYDVLQAMGGKENIEHLDACITRLRVSVKDIKNVDKNRLKKLGASGVLEVGNNIQAIFGPKSEHLRHQMKEIMQGKSPTPMSKEVEEVATTTEVTSFNQETYIAPIAGRVMPITEVPDQVFSEKMMGDGFAILPEEGIVVAPAKGKVVNVFPTKHALGLITEGGREILIHFGIDTVNLKGEGFETLVNEGDEVEAGQPLLKADLEYIKEHATSTVTPIVFTNLQDGEYISIEKEGKVALKEEGIVQIRK, encoded by the coding sequence ATGTTTAAACGAGCGTTTGGTACGCTTCAAAAAGTTGGGAAAGCGCTTATGCTTCCGGTTGCGATTCTACCGGCAGCGGGTATTTTATTAGCCCTCGGTGCGGCATTACAAAACCCAACCTTATTAGAGCTCATTCCGTCATTAGAAAACGAAGTGGTTGAGCATATCGCTTCGTTAATGAAGGAAGCAGGGTTAATTATTTTTAGTAACTTGCCATTGCTCTTTGCTGTTGGAGTGGCGATTGGACTAGCCTCTGGTGAAGGGGTGGCCGGTCTTGCAGCCATTGTTGGATTTTTAATCATGAACGTGACGATGAGCGTTGTTCTTGGTATTGAAGCAAGTGATTTAGAAGGAAATTTTGAATACTCGAACGTTTTAGGAATCCCAACGTTACAAACTGGCGTATTCGGTGGTATCATTGTTGGTTTATTAGCTTCCTATATGTATAACAAATTTTATAATATTGAACTACCATCTTACTTAGGATTTTTTGCTGGAAAGCGTTTCGTACCAATTATCACTGCAGCATCGGCATTAGTGTTAGGATTTGCGATGACCATCATTTGGCCGCCGATTCAAGGGGCGTTAAACACGTTTTCGGAAAATATGATTCATGCGAACTTAACGTTATCTGCGTTTGTATTCGGAGTTATTGAGCGTGCGTTAATTCCGTTCGGTCTCCATCATATCTTCTATGCGCCGTTCTGGTTTGAGTTTGGAACATACACGAATGCAGCAGGCGAATTAATTCGCGGGGATCAGCGTATTTTCATGGAACAAATTAATGACGGTGTTCAACAATTAACAGCAGGAACGTTTATGACGGGTAAATTCCCGTTTATGATGTTCGGATTACCTGCAGCTGCTTTAGCGATTTATCATGAAGCACGTCCGGAACGTAAAAAAGTCGTTGCTGGAATTATGGCATCAGCGGGATTAACCTCTTTCTTAACAGGTATTACCGAACCAATTGAGTTTTCATTCTTATTCGTTGCACCGCTATTATTTGCGGTACACACGATTTTTGCTGGATTATCATTCATGACCATGCATTTGTTAAATGTAAAAATCGGAATGACCTTCTCTGGCGGACTCATTGACTATATTCTTTTCGGTGTTATTAACCCGCAAACGAATTGGTGGCTTGTAATTCCTGTAGGTCTTGTCTTTAGTGTCATTTACTATTTTGGTTTCCGTTTTGCGATTCGTAAATTCAACTTAATGACACCTGGTCGTGAAGAAGAAACACAAGAAGAAGCGCAATCCGTATCTTCCGATTTGGCATACGATGTGCTACAAGCGATGGGTGGAAAAGAAAACATCGAACACTTGGATGCATGTATTACGCGCTTACGTGTATCCGTAAAAGATATTAAAAATGTCGACAAAAACCGTCTGAAAAAACTAGGAGCATCTGGAGTCCTTGAAGTTGGTAACAATATTCAAGCTATCTTCGGTCCGAAATCTGAACATTTACGTCATCAAATGAAAGAGATTATGCAAGGGAAATCACCAACTCCGATGTCAAAAGAGGTTGAAGAAGTTGCTACGACAACTGAAGTGACTTCATTTAATCAAGAAACGTATATCGCCCCAATTGCTGGTCGCGTGATGCCGATTACAGAAGTCCCTGACCAAGTATTTTCAGAAAAAATGATGGGCGATGGTTTTGCGATCTTACCGGAAGAAGGAATCGTTGTAGCGCCTGCGAAAGGTAAAGTTGTCAACGTGTTCCCGACTAAACATGCTTTAGGTCTCATAACGGAAGGTGGTCGTGAAATTCTCATTCACTTTGGTATTGATACTGTTAATTTGAAAGGGGAAGGTTTTGAAACGCTCGTCAATGAAGGGGACGAAGTAGAAGCAGGTCAACCGTTGTTAAAAGCTGATCTTGAATATATTAAAGAACATGCGACATCAACGGTTACACCGATTGTTTTCACCAACCTCCAAGACGGAGAATACATTTCCATTGAAAAAGAAGGAAAAGTCGCATTAAAAGAAGAAGGTATTGTTCAAATTCGTAAGTAA